From a region of the Procambarus clarkii isolate CNS0578487 chromosome 2, FALCON_Pclarkii_2.0, whole genome shotgun sequence genome:
- the LOC138366717 gene encoding trichohyalin-like, which yields MEDDKVAKFIDTRDEQVLEDCTKAQLQLIADHFGIKLKSSKVGERRLEIVAQLRARDEALREERPQTPASAGENLSIGGSSRGSSGSRRSVKLEIMKLQLEAQLKREEQEREAQLRREEAQLKREEAQLKREEREAEALLRWEEPEHEAQLKHEEREAEALLRWEEPEHEAQLKHEERETEAQLKREEREAQLKREDHKAEGFFDHFERVATLKKWPRAEWAELIQGRLTGEAREAYNMLDVKECTNYEAVKRAVLLSFKLTPECYRKRIRECARSPGKSYAETARDMERKFLK from the exons atGGAGGACGATAAGGTGGCAAAGTTTATTGATACCagggatgagcaggtgctggaggattgcACCAAGGCGCAGTTGCAGTTGATAGCTGACCACTTTGGGATAAAGTTGAAATcctccaaagtgggagagaggaggcttgagattgtggcacagctcagggcccgAGATGAGGCTTTgagggaggaacggccacagacacctgccagtgcaGGGGAGAACttaagcattggtggaagcagtaggggatccagcggcagccggcgcagcgttaagctggagataatgaagctgcaacTGGAGGCACAACTGAagcgggaagaacaagaacgagaagcacagctgaggagagaagaagcacagctgaagcgtgaagaagcacagttgaagcgtgaagaacgagaagcagaaGCGTTGCTAAGATGGGAAGAGCCTGAGcacgaagcacagctgaagcatgaagaacgagaagcagaagcgctgcTAAGATGGGAAGAGCCTGAGcacgaagcacagctgaagcatgAAGAACGAGAaacagaagcacagctgaaacgtgaagaacgagaagcacagctgaagcgtgaaga TCACAAAGCTGAGGGCTTCTTtgaccacttcgagagggtcgctaccttgaagaagtggccaaGAGCAGAGTGGGCAGAGCTGATccagggtaggctcaccggtgaagctcgcgAGGCCTACAACATGCTTGACGTCAAGGAATGCACCAATTATGAGGCTGTGAAGAGAGCAGTGCTCCTCTCTTTCAAGCTGACACCAGAATGTTATAGGAAAAGAATCCGAGAATGTGCCCGTTCGCCAGGTAAATCTTAtgcagagacggcgagggacatggagagaaaattCCTGAAGTAG